aactcaatgacattaaaattgcagtggtatggTGGCAGTCGTACTACGGTATGTCGGTGTGGTTCACTTTGAGCTAAGGTATCCAGTTCGTACCTtaccatttaattttattatgtcgtacagtacgatttttgtcgcctttgggtcgtactctatgttgttctgacgtaaccaagactgcatgtctgatttagaagatgcagaagtgggagttttatttaactgtacagaatggtaagaggcgttgtccattactatgatgctgttttgtggaatgttcgGAAGGAGTTTGTTTTCGAACCAATGTTTGGAATTAACGGCGTTCATTTCCTTATAGGGATCGTTGGTAGATTTTGACTTAAAACTGTGATAGGCTCCTGGTATAAATTCAGAGGAAGATCCAGCATGCACAATAATAAATAGTCCCCCTTTTCCTAAGGGCACGTTCAGAGGAATGTCACTATCGTCACAAACCCAAATTTTGCTCTTCGTGTAATTAATGTTTATccatgtttcgtccaggtaaaCTATACGGCGGCCGTTATTCTTAAGTCGCGCATCCTCCTTAAGAAATGGAATCGCTTAGCAATTATGTCGGGTTTCTCTAGCAGAAGCTTCCGTCCGAATTTATTCTTAGCGTAacggaaattaagtttttttgtaATTCCCATACCGACCATTTGCTGCCAGAAAATAACCCAGACTTATCGAGAGCATCACGAATATCTTCCACACTCGGAATGAAATCAGCTTTATACAAGGAGTAAATCTGCCTCTTGATGGCGGCCGCAGTGAACGAGTCTGTATTGGTTTTCGTGGGAGTTCTTTGCGGCCGCTTTTTGCTCGGAGTTGACACTTTTCATCCTGATTCATctgcttctctcttttcatttaggATACGGTAAACAGTGCGTTCAGATACTCCACACGCAGCAGCAGTTCGCTACGCTTATTGTAGGATTTCCGGCTTTCAAGGCATCATACTCCTCTACGAAAAACTTATGTACATTGTACACTATTTCCCTGGCGTCAGACTGCAGTTTCTTTCCTCTTGTTCATAGACCAAGAATCACAAACACTAGGACAAGTAGACCTAATATAAAGCACAACActtctaacattttaattataaaatgattatagGCACCTTCTCAAACTACACTGAAAAATGTCGCTAACACATAGTTGTAATAACATCCACCACTGACAACCTTTCCAGATGTGCTGGTGAGGgagagggaggaaagaaagaggaagtgcTGTTATACAAGTGTCTGTGTCATAGGATTAGTTCAACTCACCCTCCCTGACCCTTCCCAAGACATCAGGTAGCTCTGCCAACATAGACCTTCCCAAGTATAGTAATTTTAACCCTCTTATTTAGAGTCAGAATTCTTTCACTTTCCGAAAGTCTGTGGCTCCGAAGAGGCTGAATTTTACCTTCTGAAGAAAATCGCTCTAAGGATTATTTCTTTCCTTAAAAATTCAACTTCCTCGGCCGGGTTTGAACCGCTGACTTCGAATCTAATGAAAGGCATTGTAATGTCCAGACATTGTACGAGAACTGTTGAAAGAAAGTCTAGCAGTTAACTACTCGGAGATTGGCCTGTAGTGGATGATTGTAGTCACGGAATGTTACGCCAAGTCATCGAACTGAAGTTTCATTATCTCCGTAATGAGTTGCCTTGTGAACCGGCAGTCTTCATTATTTGCATGTCCGCGGCGGAAGCAATAAAACCGACTCTGAATAAATTCTTACGAATATATTACTTTCAGAATAGATTGCTCTAAACAGGGCTACCGTCTTGGCTACAGGACAAGCAAAGGAGGAGCAGTTTAATAATTTCCAGTTCGTTTtgagcctttttttttttgttattgtaggcctatactgcttcCACGCCAACGAGTAAAATAATGATCCCCAAAAATTACGGATTCACTGACAAGACACTATACTCTTACGAAACGCATGCACAGATTGGGACTTTGTGATGTAAATCCCAGTGAGAACTAGAATAAGATATTGCTTGTCATATAATCGATGAAGGTGATTCATTAAGGCAAAAACTATAGCCTACCAAATTGTTTGGGTTTATGATTCGAGATCAAAAAATACCACTCAAATGATTTGAGTAAGCTTCTTAAACCGATAGAATTTCAAGATTGTTTGACTCTATCCTTTTGATTTAAAAGTAAGAAATGCACTCGGACCATTGCGACTGAACCGTCTCTGGTTGTTATATTCCATCAGTCTAACAATAgtttacacatcttgattacacaccttTTAACACTATATATCGAACATATTCCGAATTAATATTTTAGTTTGCTTAGgctaaattataataaatgttgttttattcGACGCCGTTACCTTTGTAAAGACAAGCTTAAGTCAGGAGTGAAGTCGTGTCAGAGCACACGAGAGCGCCGCCCCGATACTTTTTTCTACAAGCTTGGAGGtctctgtttctttatttttacgttttataataataatttggctTACTTGTTTCTTAGTGaactttgtattttataagtaTAGATTAGTAGTAGACCTATGTAGGCTGTAATAACAACGGCATTACTAATAATAAGGTAAtaatacaagtaataataataataataataataataacaatacaatatttaCCTGGGCACTTAagcttacatacttacaaaaacCCCATTTTCCCTACACCCTTTTTCTCGAAGACTTTCGTCAGTCGGCCGTTAATTCTGGAAATATTGTAATGAATTACATACCAGGAAACAactgtaaaatacttttttttttagaaagaattaagtaccggtactgtaaattCTTTGGGGTAATACTGTAAGTAGTATAGTATTACCCCattatgtaatgtgtaataatataattcgataagaaaattataatagatactgtatataagccaAAATTAGAATAATCGTCTAATACGCAGTCCCTGTAAATGCGCAATTTACACGCCGTTCCTTCAAGAGCGCCTTGTCGGTgttttaccataataataataataataataataataataataataataataataatacgcctaataataataataaataatgataaacttTTCGCGAAACATCCTGATACTCACGACTACACCCCTGGCTTAAGCAaatattttcagtgttatttaagcattgtttttattatttgtgGCAGcgactttaatgtatttcactttggttaaaatacatgaaaataacAACATTTAGACTAACGTAAACTGTTAACAGAAACTGTCTAAAACAACGCGAAGTACAGTTGAGTTGTAAGACATTCATGATCCATGCAATGACGTAGCTGGAAAATACATTACTGAACAGTTGTACAGTGATGCTATGAGGATATTAACTGttagttatttgtaatttttgggTGTTGCAGAGGAACTTCAGCGGCGACTGCGTGTTCAACGAGACGTTCGAGCAGCACCGTTACAACAAGTATTCTTCCAGCAAGTACTCCAACGAGAGGCGTACACTGTACATTGCTCTCAACAAGCGAGGCTCTTCCCGCAAGGTGCAGGTTCCGAGCCACGCTCCTCTGGGCAAGCTGTCGAGCTACGCCATGGTACTGCTGCACCCGGTCGGCGAGGAACGCGTCAGGGACCTGGCTGACCGTATTCTGCGCGTGCGCGAGCATCTGCGTAAGGACAAGGACGTGGGAATTCTGGCCGGCATGGCGCTGGCACAGCACCCGTTGCGCCACCACGGCTACCATCATCTGTGTCCGCAGTTGCACCCGACCCGCCTGGCGCAGGGCGCCGCAGCGGAGTCCGAGGACACCGACGAGACCGGCCGAGACCGCTTCCGCTGTCGGCGTcgcaagaagaggaagaagaagaagcgcaGATGCAGAGAGGGAGAACAGGAGGGCGAGCAGTGTCAAGGGGTTAAGGTGGGGGGTAAGCGCAAGAAGAAGTGCCATCAGGGGGAGGGAGAGAAGGAGTGCCAACAGAGGCTAGAGGCCGCTAAGAGGAGGCGGAAGTCGAGAAACGGCAATAAGAAACTCAGAGACGATAAAAATCAGAATaagaaaaaacagaaaaagaaaaagaagttcggTAGTGGTGGTGACCCGGACAATGCACGAACTGAGAACCAAAGAGATATGGTAGCCATGACAACGACAGGAGAGGCAGCATCCTCCGCTCGGGCGACGCCGAAGTCGTCAAACTCAACGATATCGACAACGAATCCTATCTCGTCAGCCACATCGTCTTCGACAATAATCCCGTGCTGGACGAACACTTCGACAACATCAGGCGTTGTCGAATCGCGGTCAATGACGGTGTCTGATATCGTTGCAATAAACAGGCCTGGCTCCTCGACAGTGTTGAGCATCGGCGCAGGAGACAGGTCTCATTCCTCGGCAATATCAGATATTTCTGAAGGAAACAGAACTCATTCCTCTGCAATATTAGGCATTGTGAAAGGAAACAGTCCTTTTTCCTCCTCTATATCAGATGTTGTTACAGAAGAAAAACCTCCTTCTTCGACAACGCCAGTCATTGTTGAAGAAGATAGACGTCGTTCCTCAATAATGTCACACCTTGTCGCAGGAGATATGTCACGTTCCTCGACAATTTCAGACAGTGTTGCAGGAGAAAAACTTATCTCTTCGACAATGTCTGACAGTGTCACAGAAGGCAAATCTCCTTCCTCGACAATGCTAGACAATGTTTCAGGAGATAAACCTCACTTCTCGACAATATCAGACATTGTCGCAGGAGATGAACCTCGTTCCTCAACAATGTCGGACGATGTTTCAAAAGATAAACCTCGCTCCTCGACAATATCAGACATTGTTATAGGAGACACACCTCGTTCCTCGACAATGTCAGACAATGTTGCAGGAGACAGGCCACGTTCCTCGACACTGTTGAACATTATTGCAGGAGACAGGCTTCGTTCCTCGACACTGTCAGACATTGTCGCAACTGATAGGCCTCGTTCTTCGACAACGTCGGACATTGTTGAAGCTCTCGAATCGCGTTCGTCTACAGCTGCACATATTAACGTCAAGTCTGGTTCATCGACGTTGACATGGAGGGACGCCAGGGCCTCAGAATCTTCGTCGACGACAATAGGGACGTCCAAGTGACTATTGCTGGTCGCGGTGGCCCGCGTCCTGAGTTCATACTTAAGTTACTAATTTATAGCGTTGCAAGCGAGGACGATATTTTTGTACGGCGCAGTCGCACTACTTAACTGGTTGTACATAGTGTACATAGAGAAGAGTGGTCGACGGGCGAGATAGTTCTCAtcacaaatatttattgaatCTTATTTATTTTGCTCGTTCGAAGGATAAAATTTCGTCTCTCTGTTGACACTGCCAGATGCTGGTGGCAAGTAGACTAGTatcaaaagaaactttttttattttttaaagatgATGAAATCTGTATTAGTATTGTGATGCGCTGCTTGCTCCAAGTGGTGACGACGAATCA
The sequence above is a segment of the Periplaneta americana isolate PAMFEO1 chromosome 3, P.americana_PAMFEO1_priV1, whole genome shotgun sequence genome. Coding sequences within it:
- the LOC138696396 gene encoding uncharacterized protein isoform X1 — its product is MVKVLLHLGWLVAFLVALTPVPAPARPQYELVLPGSPDDDPAARSERSTNLSHITGTARKVQMYVKNRYLQILPDGTINGTSDDGSDYTILQRQSVKTGQLLVQSVATCLFLCMDSCGLLYGSRNFSGDCVFNETFEQHRYNKYSSSKYSNERRTLYIALNKRGSSRKVQVPSHAPLGKLSSYAMVLLHPVGEERVRDLADRILRVREHLRKDKDVGILAGMALAQHPLRHHGYHHLCPQLHPTRLAQGAAAESEDTDETGRDRFRCRRRKKRKKKKRRCREGEQEGEQCQGVKVGGKRKKKCHQGEGEKECQQRLEAAKRRRKSRNGNKKLRDDKNQNKKKQKKKKKFGSGGDPDNARTENQRDMVAMTTTGEAASSARATPKSSNSTISTTNPISSATSSSTIIPCWTNTSTTSGVVESRSMTVSDIVAINRPGSSTVLSIGAGDRSHSSAISDISEGNRTHSSAILGIVKGNSPFSSSISDVVTEEKPPSSTTPVIVEEDRRRSSIMSHLVAGDMSRSSTISDSVAGEKLISSTMSDSVTEGKSPSSTMLDNVSGDKPHFSTISDIVAGDEPRSSTMSDDVSKDKPRSSTISDIVIGDTPRSSTMSDNVAGDRPRSSTLLNIIAGDRLRSSTLSDIVATDRPRSSTTSDIVEALESRSSTAAHINVKSGSSTLTWRDARASESSSTTIGTSK